A single Nodosilinea sp. PGN35 DNA region contains:
- a CDS encoding VOC family protein has protein sequence MAMLRPFHVAFPVYDLGSTRHFYETVLGCPVGRTAATWIDFNLFGHQITAHLATLPAAIPTNAVDGQKVPVSHWGVILTPPEWHALAERLRQAQVEFLIEPYQRFAGQVGEQFTLFITDPSGNALEFKAFAQDASIFAQEA, from the coding sequence ATGGCCATGCTTCGTCCCTTTCATGTGGCGTTTCCAGTCTACGACTTGGGCAGCACCCGTCACTTTTACGAAACAGTGCTCGGCTGCCCGGTGGGGCGAACTGCCGCAACCTGGATCGACTTTAATCTATTTGGTCACCAGATAACGGCCCATCTGGCGACCCTCCCGGCGGCTATACCAACGAATGCTGTAGATGGCCAAAAAGTGCCCGTCAGCCACTGGGGGGTGATTTTAACCCCGCCTGAGTGGCATGCCCTGGCCGAGCGCCTGCGGCAGGCCCAGGTAGAATTTCTCATCGAGCCCTATCAGCGATTTGCCGGTCAGGTAGGGGAACAGTTTACGCTGTTTATTACTGACCCCAGCGGCAATGCTCTCGAGTTTAAAGCCTTTGCCCAGGATGCCAGCATTTTTGCCCAGGAAGCGTAG
- the nagA gene encoding N-acetylglucosamine-6-phosphate deacetylase yields MRAGHCGPGRAVFGPRYALVNCIVYTGRQVLHNHALVISDSQILDLVPEAQLPTDLPRLNGKGWAAAPGLIDLQLNGCGGVMFNDAITADTLDTMHHTNLQSGTTSFLPTLITTTDQAMADAMALVAQYRQRYPHRVLGLHLEGPYLNQKRRGIHNPAYVRPAEDAMITRIAQAGPEVVRLITVAPEILSSTHLRQLAQAGIVVSAGHTDATFEEALAGFEAGVSMVTHLFNAMTGWQGRSPGLVGAVFSQADVYAGVIVDGHHVHYGSVSLAYRLKQDRLFLVTDATPPVGTRLGSFVIGGQEVFYRDGKCVSADGTLGGAALTLLEAVGNCVRQVGLPLAEALRMATLYPARAIGVDPWLGLLSPGYLANLTLFDADQFILNGVIEQGRIVWSRENWGLSQLAR; encoded by the coding sequence CTGAGGGCAGGGCATTGCGGCCCTGGGCGAGCGGTTTTCGGCCCTCGCTATGCCCTTGTCAATTGTATCGTTTACACCGGGCGTCAAGTCCTGCACAACCATGCTCTGGTGATATCGGATAGCCAGATTCTCGATCTGGTACCTGAGGCACAGCTACCCACTGATCTACCTCGGCTCAACGGCAAAGGCTGGGCTGCCGCTCCCGGACTTATTGACCTTCAGCTCAATGGCTGTGGCGGCGTGATGTTTAACGACGCTATCACTGCCGACACGCTGGATACTATGCACCACACTAACCTTCAGAGCGGTACCACCAGCTTTTTGCCGACGCTCATCACCACCACCGACCAGGCTATGGCAGACGCTATGGCTCTGGTAGCCCAATATCGGCAGCGGTATCCCCACCGGGTGCTGGGCCTGCATTTAGAAGGCCCCTACCTCAACCAAAAGCGACGGGGCATTCACAACCCAGCCTACGTTCGCCCCGCCGAAGATGCCATGATCACTCGCATTGCCCAGGCGGGGCCCGAGGTGGTCAGACTGATAACTGTAGCTCCTGAGATACTGTCGTCAACGCACCTTCGGCAACTGGCCCAGGCAGGCATTGTGGTTTCAGCCGGACATACCGACGCGACCTTTGAGGAGGCGTTAGCCGGGTTTGAGGCCGGTGTGAGTATGGTCACCCACCTGTTTAACGCTATGACCGGGTGGCAGGGGCGCAGTCCAGGGCTGGTTGGAGCGGTCTTTAGCCAGGCGGACGTGTACGCAGGGGTGATTGTGGATGGGCACCATGTCCACTACGGCTCCGTCAGCCTGGCTTACCGCCTGAAGCAAGACCGCCTGTTCCTCGTTACTGACGCCACCCCACCCGTGGGGACACGGCTCGGGTCTTTTGTAATCGGAGGTCAGGAGGTATTTTATCGCGACGGCAAGTGCGTCTCCGCCGACGGCACTCTGGGGGGGGCCGCCCTGACCTTGTTAGAGGCGGTGGGCAACTGCGTGCGCCAGGTGGGTCTTCCCCTAGCAGAAGCCCTGCGGATGGCGACTCTATACCCAGCTCGGGCCATTGGCGTTGACCCCTGGCTGGGGCTGCTGTCACCGGGCTATCTGGCAAATTTGACTCTGTTTGACGCTGACCAATTCATCCTCAACGGAGTGATTGAGCAGGGCAGAATTGTCTGGTCTAGAGAAAATTGGGGGCTATCACAGCTAGCTCGCTAA
- a CDS encoding sensor domain-containing diguanylate cyclase, producing MTSTPTIDAQQLLDFNTAALAVLTHLHDRLGFDLWMVTRTEGEDWIVLQARDEGYGVKGGDVFRWTDSFCSRMIRGEGPRIAPCSEHVAAYAEAPIGQSVKIGAYVGVPLLNQDGTLFGTLCAIDPMPQPDGIQQELPLIELLAQLLSRILHADMHAAAQARLAEHLQTEALTDGLTGLFNRRGWDQLLDSEEERCAIYGYPASIIAIAPAGLKAMGDGQGQTTKDQILKQTGDVLKQVTRKQDTVARVGDDEFAMLCVECPLEEGELIKHRLEQVLEANQIKASVGIAGRHPSQGLRWTWANADRALYQYQRANQQKTLE from the coding sequence ATGACATCAACACCTACCATCGACGCCCAGCAGCTGCTTGACTTCAACACTGCCGCTCTAGCTGTTCTAACGCATCTTCACGACCGACTCGGGTTCGACCTGTGGATGGTGACTCGCACCGAAGGGGAGGACTGGATTGTCCTACAGGCTAGGGACGAGGGTTACGGAGTCAAAGGCGGAGATGTTTTTCGCTGGACTGACTCGTTCTGCTCCCGCATGATTCGGGGGGAAGGCCCCCGAATTGCCCCCTGCTCTGAGCACGTGGCGGCCTACGCCGAAGCTCCCATAGGCCAGTCGGTCAAAATTGGGGCCTACGTGGGCGTACCCCTGCTCAACCAGGACGGCACTCTCTTTGGTACCCTCTGCGCCATCGATCCGATGCCTCAGCCCGATGGCATTCAGCAGGAGCTGCCGCTCATTGAACTTCTGGCGCAGCTGCTCAGTCGCATTCTCCACGCCGACATGCATGCCGCCGCCCAGGCGCGGCTAGCGGAACATCTCCAAACGGAAGCCCTCACCGATGGGCTCACCGGCCTCTTTAACCGTCGCGGCTGGGATCAACTGCTCGATAGCGAAGAAGAACGCTGTGCCATCTATGGCTACCCGGCCAGCATTATCGCCATTGCCCCAGCAGGTCTCAAAGCAATGGGTGACGGCCAAGGCCAAACCACCAAAGACCAAATTCTCAAACAGACTGGAGACGTGCTCAAGCAGGTAACCCGCAAACAGGACACCGTTGCCCGAGTTGGCGACGATGAATTTGCCATGCTCTGCGTTGAGTGCCCCCTGGAGGAGGGAGAGCTAATCAAGCATCGCCTGGAGCAAGTCCTGGAGGCAAATCAAATCAAAGCGTCGGTCGGCATTGCCGGTCGCCACCCAAGCCAGGGGCTGCGCTGGACCTGGGCCAACGCCGACCGTGCCCTATACCAATACCAGCGGGCCAACCAACAGAAAACCCTTGAGTAG
- the nadA gene encoding quinolinate synthase NadA, producing MFTTLSPVAAPPAHDLVAAIDDLKNELNAVILAHYYQESDIQDVADYIGDSLGLSRQAAATSADVIVFAGVHFMAETAKILNPEKQVLLPDLNAGCSLADSCPPDAFAAFKSAHPDHVVISYINCTAAIKAMSDIICTSSNAVSIVQQLPPDQKIIFAPDQNLGRYVMEQTGRDMVLWQGSCMVHETFSEKKLVQLQMHHPQAEIIAHPECETAVLRHAHFVGSTTALLKYAQQRPTAEFIVVTEPGIIHQMTKQAPGKRFIPAPPTAACACNECPHMRLNTLEKLYLAMKHRQPEITLDPELQRQALRPIQRMLELSAP from the coding sequence GTGTTTACAACTCTTTCGCCCGTTGCCGCGCCACCTGCCCACGACCTGGTGGCGGCCATTGATGACCTCAAAAACGAGCTAAACGCCGTCATCTTGGCCCACTACTACCAGGAGTCCGACATTCAAGACGTAGCCGACTACATTGGTGATTCCCTGGGGTTGTCCCGCCAGGCAGCGGCCACCAGTGCCGATGTGATCGTGTTTGCGGGGGTACACTTCATGGCCGAAACCGCCAAAATTCTCAACCCTGAAAAGCAGGTGTTGCTGCCCGATCTCAACGCTGGCTGCTCTTTGGCAGACAGCTGCCCCCCTGACGCCTTCGCGGCGTTTAAGTCAGCCCATCCCGACCATGTCGTGATTTCTTACATCAACTGTACAGCGGCCATTAAGGCCATGAGTGATATTATCTGCACCAGCTCTAACGCCGTCAGCATTGTGCAGCAGCTCCCCCCTGATCAAAAAATCATTTTTGCCCCCGATCAAAACCTGGGGCGCTACGTGATGGAGCAAACGGGCCGAGACATGGTGCTGTGGCAGGGCAGCTGCATGGTTCACGAAACGTTTTCAGAGAAAAAGCTGGTGCAGCTGCAAATGCACCATCCTCAGGCGGAGATCATTGCCCACCCCGAATGTGAGACGGCGGTGCTGCGCCACGCCCACTTTGTTGGGTCAACCACTGCGCTGCTGAAGTACGCTCAGCAACGCCCTACAGCCGAATTCATTGTCGTAACCGAACCAGGCATCATTCACCAGATGACAAAGCAGGCTCCGGGCAAGCGGTTTATTCCGGCCCCACCCACCGCAGCCTGCGCCTGCAATGAATGCCCGCACATGCGCCTTAACACCCTAGAGAAGCTGTACCTGGCGATGAAACACCGCCAGCCCGAGATTACCCTTGACCCAGAGCTACAGCGCCAGGCACTAAGGCCCATTCAGCGCATGCTAGAGCTGAGCGCGCCTTAG
- a CDS encoding response regulator transcription factor has translation MGAVSVQIIEGNPHLRSLLGWHLQQAGYRVFQSADVARTRDIFQSRQPDLVILDSQLPDGDGVELCKWLHSQGQPLIMILSACGTETDIVTGLRAGADDYMTKPFGMQEFLARVEALTRRVRLMSAPASLTYGDLNIDLVQRRVNFRGEYIDLTPQEFSLLYVLTQAAGAPLSRTDLLRRAWPDAIDNPRTVDTHILSLRKKIEIDPRQPNIIQTVRNVGYRFNVERISAEANGHSPRISPPLASSSLS, from the coding sequence GTGGGCGCTGTATCGGTACAGATTATTGAGGGCAACCCCCATTTGCGATCGCTTCTGGGCTGGCATCTTCAGCAAGCTGGCTATAGGGTTTTTCAGTCGGCAGATGTGGCTCGCACCCGCGATATTTTTCAGAGTCGGCAGCCAGACCTAGTTATCCTGGACTCTCAGCTTCCCGACGGCGACGGGGTTGAGCTGTGTAAGTGGCTGCACAGCCAGGGACAGCCGCTGATCATGATTCTCTCCGCCTGCGGTACTGAGACCGATATTGTAACCGGACTGCGGGCCGGGGCCGACGACTACATGACCAAACCCTTTGGCATGCAAGAATTTCTGGCTCGAGTCGAAGCGCTGACGCGGCGCGTACGTCTCATGAGTGCACCAGCATCGTTAACCTATGGCGACTTAAACATCGATCTGGTGCAGCGGCGAGTCAACTTTCGTGGCGAATACATCGATCTAACCCCCCAAGAATTTAGTCTGCTGTACGTGCTGACCCAGGCTGCCGGAGCCCCTCTCAGCCGTACTGACCTGCTGCGGCGCGCCTGGCCCGATGCGATCGACAACCCCAGAACCGTTGACACCCACATTCTCTCTCTGCGCAAAAAAATTGAGATCGATCCCAGGCAGCCAAACATCATTCAAACGGTTCGCAACGTGGGCTATCGGTTCAACGTAGAGCGCATTTCCGCCGAGGCCAATGGTCACAGCCCTCGAATCAGCCCACCCCTGGCATCCTCATCGCTGAGTTAG
- a CDS encoding Crp/Fnr family transcriptional regulator: MQADTLSERYPLFQAASPETVAWLMSVATHHDYPADRAVVMEDAWGNAVYFIEAGWVKVRRHAEESSITLAVLGQGDFFGEMAILDESPRSTDVVAMTAVKLMSISAQRFIQTLFKDPQLHHRLLQIMVQRLRQTNLRFQLRHQPPAVKLANTLTAIQEAYGEPVEDGVELFNIPRKDLADLADITADEADKIMAKLAEKGWIVEDNPRSVLLLKNTRQLAHLAGRL, encoded by the coding sequence ATGCAAGCCGATACCCTGAGCGAACGCTATCCTCTATTTCAGGCGGCCAGCCCCGAAACCGTAGCGTGGCTGATGTCGGTGGCCACCCACCACGACTATCCAGCCGATCGAGCCGTTGTCATGGAAGATGCCTGGGGCAATGCGGTTTACTTCATTGAGGCGGGCTGGGTCAAAGTGCGCCGCCATGCCGAAGAGAGTTCGATCACGCTGGCGGTGCTGGGCCAGGGCGACTTCTTTGGCGAGATGGCCATCCTAGACGAGTCGCCTCGATCCACCGATGTCGTGGCCATGACCGCCGTTAAGCTGATGAGCATTTCGGCCCAGCGGTTCATTCAAACTCTGTTCAAAGATCCCCAGCTCCACCATCGGCTGCTGCAAATTATGGTGCAGCGGCTGCGCCAGACCAATTTGCGCTTTCAGCTGCGCCATCAGCCCCCGGCGGTCAAGCTGGCCAATACCCTGACGGCTATTCAAGAGGCCTACGGCGAGCCGGTAGAGGATGGCGTTGAGCTGTTCAATATTCCCCGCAAAGACCTGGCCGACCTGGCCGATATCACCGCCGATGAAGCCGACAAGATTATGGCCAAGCTGGCCGAGAAGGGCTGGATTGTTGAAGACAACCCACGCTCGGTGCTGCTGCTTAAAAATACTCGCCAACTTGCCCACCTGGCGGGACGGCTCTAG
- a CDS encoding DUF1257 domain-containing protein: protein MSHFSTLRTKVTDAEILKQSLADLGIATKTEADVRGYNGQRVRADLVAVLDGEYDLGWSRNADGSFDLIADLWGVAKKHNQTELINSINQKYAVNKTLAEVKRPGLQNANVKLVLQ, encoded by the coding sequence ATGTCTCACTTCAGCACCCTTCGCACCAAAGTGACCGATGCTGAGATTCTCAAGCAGTCTCTGGCTGACTTGGGGATTGCCACCAAGACCGAAGCCGATGTTCGCGGTTACAACGGCCAGCGTGTGCGCGCCGACCTTGTCGCCGTTCTAGATGGTGAGTACGATCTGGGTTGGTCTCGCAATGCCGATGGCTCCTTTGATCTGATCGCTGACCTCTGGGGTGTGGCTAAAAAGCACAACCAGACTGAGTTGATCAACTCCATCAACCAGAAGTACGCCGTTAACAAGACCCTGGCTGAGGTTAAGCGTCCTGGCCTGCAGAACGCTAACGTCAAGTTGGTGCTTCAGTAA
- a CDS encoding tetratricopeptide repeat protein, which produces MKSTATQGLPSALNPQTAHPASPQDGSFERWYREGEALANAGDYARALRCFEEAAILAPDQMTALVYQAVCLIHLGQPQRALAVAEKVLAIAPDHPQGWLYRGVALHRLGHYKDAYASYAQVRHFK; this is translated from the coding sequence ATGAAGTCTACTGCTACCCAAGGCCTGCCCTCGGCCCTCAACCCTCAGACGGCGCATCCGGCATCCCCTCAGGACGGTTCTTTTGAGCGGTGGTACAGGGAGGGAGAAGCGCTGGCCAATGCTGGGGATTATGCCCGCGCCCTGCGCTGTTTTGAAGAGGCGGCTATTCTTGCCCCCGACCAGATGACAGCGCTGGTGTACCAGGCGGTGTGTTTGATTCACCTGGGGCAGCCTCAGCGGGCCCTGGCGGTGGCTGAAAAAGTTTTGGCGATCGCCCCTGACCATCCCCAGGGTTGGCTATATCGGGGAGTGGCGTTACACCGGCTGGGGCATTACAAAGACGCCTACGCCAGCTACGCACAAGTACGTCACTTTAAATAA
- a CDS encoding TerB family tellurite resistance protein codes for MPIQPPVPPSISPSQMTLLRIVSTMAWSDGHLADEEVGVMLDQFSRLFATNADQQTALRDELRDYLMQNLPLEELVPKLTRPAERELVLKLGRQVISSSARTPGEDLINQEEAEAYARLVSLLDLPEEVVQRVEQDSSSPAIDHDNLIEQLATELKSFVQGH; via the coding sequence ATGCCTATTCAACCTCCCGTGCCGCCATCCATCAGCCCAAGCCAAATGACGCTGCTGCGCATCGTGTCAACCATGGCCTGGAGCGACGGCCATCTCGCCGATGAAGAGGTAGGGGTTATGCTCGACCAGTTCAGTCGGCTGTTTGCCACCAACGCTGACCAGCAGACAGCGCTGCGCGACGAGTTGCGCGACTATTTAATGCAAAACCTACCCCTCGAAGAGCTGGTGCCCAAGCTCACCCGTCCTGCTGAGCGAGAGCTGGTGCTCAAACTGGGTCGTCAGGTCATTAGCTCTAGCGCTCGTACCCCCGGCGAAGACCTGATTAACCAGGAAGAGGCCGAAGCCTACGCCCGCCTGGTGTCACTCTTGGATCTACCTGAGGAGGTCGTGCAGCGAGTTGAGCAAGACAGCAGTTCCCCAGCGATCGATCACGACAACCTGATTGAGCAGCTCGCCACCGAGTTGAAGAGCTTTGTGCAGGGGCACTAG
- a CDS encoding AAA family ATPase: MREDLNVLVQAQYPLIYLVTFEEERAEQTIAAVARHLAKDPEIKSPMRVYTWTMTRGMVEVGSQGTGTQNNNTVSPEAAVEWVIRQREPGIFIFKDLHPFKDSPAVTRCLRDSIVALKGTRKTIVLMSPVQEIPIELEKEVVLLDFPLPDMAELDEVLSMEMNRARGNSISTEEREKLLKAALGLTRDEAEKVYRKARVMAKRLTAEEVDIVLSEKKQLIRRNGILEFMDVDETLDSVGGLEELKHWLQQRSDAFTERAREYGLPQPKGMLILGVPGCGKSLIAKTTSRLWGLPLLRLDLGRVYDGSTVGRSEANLRNALRTAESISPAILFIDEIDKAFAGGVGSSDSDGGTSSRIFGTFLTWMQEKTSPVFVMATANRVEKLPSEFLRKGRFDEIFFVDLPNAEERKDIFQIHLQKRRRDIERFDLDQLTKVCDGFSGAEIEQGLISAMYEAFAQGREFTQLDIIAAIRATLPLSKTMSEQVTALRDWARQRARPAAASVAEYQRMEF, translated from the coding sequence ATGCGAGAGGATTTGAATGTACTGGTACAAGCCCAATATCCTCTGATCTATTTGGTCACCTTCGAGGAAGAGCGGGCTGAACAGACGATTGCTGCCGTGGCTCGTCACCTGGCGAAAGATCCTGAGATTAAGTCTCCCATGCGGGTCTACACCTGGACAATGACCCGCGGCATGGTTGAGGTGGGTTCCCAGGGAACTGGCACTCAAAATAACAACACGGTTTCCCCTGAGGCAGCGGTAGAGTGGGTGATTCGGCAGCGGGAACCCGGCATCTTTATTTTCAAAGATCTGCACCCCTTCAAAGACTCTCCGGCGGTAACTCGCTGCCTGCGCGATTCGATTGTGGCGCTCAAGGGCACTCGCAAGACTATTGTGCTGATGTCGCCAGTGCAGGAAATTCCCATCGAGCTTGAGAAAGAGGTGGTCCTGCTCGACTTCCCTCTGCCCGATATGGCAGAACTCGATGAGGTTCTCTCCATGGAGATGAATCGCGCTCGGGGCAACAGCATTTCTACTGAAGAGCGGGAAAAGCTGCTGAAGGCTGCCCTGGGGCTTACCCGCGACGAAGCGGAGAAGGTCTACCGCAAGGCCCGGGTGATGGCTAAGCGCCTGACCGCTGAAGAGGTGGATATTGTCCTCTCTGAGAAGAAACAGCTCATTCGCCGCAACGGCATCCTTGAGTTCATGGATGTGGACGAAACCCTGGATTCGGTGGGGGGGTTAGAGGAGCTGAAGCACTGGCTTCAGCAGCGCTCCGACGCCTTTACCGAGCGGGCGCGGGAGTACGGCCTGCCCCAACCTAAGGGTATGCTCATCCTAGGCGTGCCGGGCTGCGGCAAGTCGTTGATCGCTAAAACTACCTCTCGGCTGTGGGGCCTACCGCTGCTGCGCCTTGACCTGGGCCGGGTATACGACGGCTCTACGGTGGGCCGTTCTGAGGCCAACCTGCGCAACGCCCTGCGCACCGCCGAGTCGATTTCCCCCGCTATTCTATTTATCGACGAAATTGACAAGGCCTTTGCGGGTGGCGTTGGGTCGTCGGACTCTGACGGTGGCACCTCTAGCCGCATCTTCGGCACCTTCTTAACCTGGATGCAGGAGAAGACCTCGCCAGTGTTTGTGATGGCTACCGCCAACCGAGTTGAGAAGCTGCCGAGCGAGTTTTTGCGCAAGGGCCGGTTCGATGAGATCTTCTTTGTCGATCTGCCCAATGCTGAAGAGCGCAAGGATATTTTTCAAATCCATCTGCAAAAGCGCCGTCGCGACATTGAGCGCTTTGACCTAGACCAGTTGACTAAGGTCTGCGATGGGTTTTCTGGGGCTGAAATCGAGCAGGGGCTGATTTCGGCCATGTACGAAGCATTTGCCCAAGGACGTGAGTTTACTCAGCTCGACATTATTGCGGCCATTCGCGCTACGCTGCCGCTGTCGAAGACCATGAGTGAACAGGTCACTGCCCTGCGGGATTGGGCCCGCCAGCGGGCGCGTCCGGCGGCAGCCTCCGTCGCTGAGTATCAGCGGATGGAGTTCTAA
- a CDS encoding 3'(2'),5'-bisphosphate nucleotidase CysQ codes for MPPICPSNLSALHQLLIACGNYADQQPKHSFQVFEKGVDDYVTTVDQLLDQKLLAGMRAIFPEDGIITEENRATVQQFWQGNGASLSPPGGRVLWFVDPIDGTDDFIQGRDHYAVMVGRVVNGAPQAGWIYAPVARHLVWGGPGWGLFEQVDGGESTPLIPVEPRFDLDHGWAMVIGDKDERRFGDAIARRFPTVQFLSLGSFGLKVLAVITGRAGLYIYLNGRVKLWDTTGPLALAEAAGLVCCDLSGQPIRFTEPDVAPQTLVHHQPIVVGWPSYVEALRLPLSDIAHRIGLPR; via the coding sequence ATGCCACCCATCTGCCCCTCTAACCTGTCGGCGCTGCACCAGCTTTTGATCGCCTGTGGCAACTATGCCGATCAGCAGCCTAAGCACTCGTTTCAGGTGTTTGAGAAGGGGGTCGACGACTATGTGACGACGGTAGACCAGCTGCTAGACCAAAAGCTGCTGGCGGGCATGCGGGCGATCTTTCCAGAAGACGGCATTATTACTGAAGAAAACCGTGCTACGGTGCAGCAGTTTTGGCAGGGCAATGGGGCAAGCCTGTCGCCGCCGGGCGGGCGCGTTCTGTGGTTTGTAGATCCCATTGATGGCACTGACGACTTCATTCAGGGGCGCGATCACTATGCGGTGATGGTGGGGCGAGTTGTGAACGGTGCTCCCCAGGCGGGCTGGATCTATGCTCCAGTGGCGAGACACTTGGTCTGGGGTGGCCCAGGGTGGGGGTTGTTCGAACAGGTGGATGGCGGGGAGTCTACCCCGCTGATTCCTGTGGAACCCCGGTTCGACCTTGATCACGGCTGGGCAATGGTGATCGGCGATAAGGATGAGCGTCGGTTTGGCGATGCGATCGCCCGTCGCTTTCCCACAGTTCAGTTTCTCTCCCTAGGCAGCTTTGGTCTGAAGGTGCTGGCGGTGATTACCGGTCGCGCTGGCCTGTACATCTATCTCAACGGCCGCGTCAAGCTGTGGGATACCACTGGCCCCCTGGCCCTGGCTGAGGCGGCAGGGCTGGTCTGCTGCGACCTGTCTGGACAGCCAATTCGCTTCACAGAACCCGATGTGGCTCCCCAGACGTTGGTTCACCATCAGCCCATTGTGGTGGGCTGGCCTAGCTATGTGGAGGCGCTGCGATTGCCCCTCAGCGACATTGCCCACAGAATTGGGCTGCCCAGATAG